GACTCTTGCTCCAACAACTGGCAGGCGCGGGCAATTTTGTCCAGTCGATGCTGTTGCGCGCTGTCTTTATCCGGCTGGCAGCGCTTACAGGGGCGAAACCCGGCAGCCTGCGCCTGCTGAGCATCAGAGAAAAAGCAGACATTTTTGCGCAGCGCATGTTTTGCCCGACAGGACGGACGGCAGAAAATACCGGTGGTCTGGACGGCAAAAACAAAATGACCGTCGGCGTCGGCGTCACGAGCCAAAACGGACTGCCAACGGTCATCGTCAGTGATGCGTAAACGATTTTTCATTTCGGACTCCTTTGTTAAGCATAGCGCTTAGCGTCAGTGTGTCCCCATAGCCGGATACAAAAACCCGCAATCTTGCTTTTTAATTTTTTTCGCTGACCAGAAAGCTTTTGAACTGCGGCGACATCCAGGTGTTAAACCCCTCGCCCTCTTTCATAATCATATAGACCGCCAGCCCTTCACGACGCACAACTTCTTTGGCCTTTTCCGGGCCGAGCACCATCAATCCTGTATCCCAGCCATCGGCCTCCAGCGCCGTTGGGGCAATCACCGTTACGGACACCAGGTTGTGTTCAATCGGACGACCGGTTTGCGGATCGATAACATGGGAAAGACGCTTGCCATCCAGCTCATAATAGTTACGGTAGCTGCCGGAGGTGCTAATGCCATGCCCGTTAATGTCTACAATCGCCTGCACCGCGTTTTCACGATCGGTCGGTTTCTGAATTGCGACTCGCCACGGATGCCCTTCAGCATTCATACCGCGGCTGTTTAGCGCACCACCAACGGAAACCAGATAACGGGCGATCCCTTCCTGCTCCATTAATCGTGCCAGATGATCGGCGGCGTACCCTTCGCCAACGGTAGAGAGATCCACATACAGATCCGGCAAGTCTTTTTGCAGGTAATTCCGATGCGCTTCATTCACGACCTTTAGATGTGAAAGTCCGGTTTTCGCTTTTGCAGCGTCAATTTGCTCTTGGGTGGGAATATGCAACGGTTGCTGATCCGGGCCAAAGCCCCACAGATTGACTAACGGCCCCACGGTGATATCCATAGCCCCATCGGTTTTTGCGCCAATGCGTAGCGCCGAGGTCACGATATCCGCCATGGCGTCGCTAACCGGCCATGGTGACAAACTATTCGATAAGTTAAAGCGCATCAATGCAGAGTCATTTTTATAGGTGGAGAGCAGTTGATCATCGGCATCAAGCTGAGTCTGGATCTTCACCTGTAGTTCTGCGGCGCGTTTTGCATCGACGCCCACGACACTGACCCGCCAGAAAGTGCCCATGGTTTTACCTTCCAGAACGGTGGCTGGCGTTGTGGTCTGAGCAGGTTTCGGGGCTTCATCGCACCCGACAAAAAAAATCGTCACCGCCAGCAGCGCTGCGCGATAGAATTTCATTTCCATACGTAATTATCCTCATGCGAACGCGCGCAAGAGTACACCAAAAATCGTTGTTTGTACGGCGGAAAAACAGCATTAAAAAAGGCCCCGCAGGGCCTTTGATAACAATAAATGTAGATTAGAACTGGTAAACCAGACCCAGCGCTACGATATCATCGGTACCGATACCTGCGTCACGGGTGAACTGATTGTCATCCAGCAGGTTGATTTTGTAATCAACATAGGTGGACATGTTTTTGTTGAAGTAGTAAGTCGCACCAACATCAACATATTTCACGATGTCTTCGTCGCCATAGCCACGGCCCAGGTCTTTACCTTTAGACTGCAGGTAAGCCACGGACGGACGCAGACCGAAGTCGAACTGGTACTGAGCAACCGCTTCGAAGTTCTGTGCTTTGTTAGCCCAACCCAGGGAGCCTGCACGCGTTGCGTTGTAGGTCTGAGTGTACTGAGTTGCAAAGTAGAAGTTGTTCGCGTCGTATTTAATACCACCGGTATAGGTTTCAGCACGGTCGCCGGTACCGAAGTTCAAACGGTTCTGTTCGTCGGTACGTTTTGAACTGGTGACTGCAGTACCCAGAGAGAAGCCTTCGCCGATATCATAAGTGATAGATCCGCCAACGCCGTCGCCATTCTGACGCAGTGCTTCACGACCGTTGTTGGTCACGCCGGTCATGCCTTCGCCTTCCGGGCTACCGTTTTTACCCTGATACTGCAGGGCAAAGTTCAGGCCATCAACCAGGCCGAAGAAGTCGGTGTTACGGTAGGTCGCGAAACCGTTACCACGCTGCTGCATGAAGTTGTCAGAACCGTAGGTGTCGCCGCCGAATTCCGGCAGAACGTCGGTCCAGGACGTTACATCGTAAACTACGCCGTAGTTACGACCGTAGTCGAAAGAACCAACATCAGCGAATTTCAGACCCGCAAACGCCACACGCGTCCAGGAGTTGTTCTGAGATTCAGGCGCGTTACCCTGAATCTGGTATTCCCACTGGCCGTAACCGGTCAGTTGGTCATTAACCTGAGTTTCGCCTTTGAAGCCGATACGCATATAGGTTTGGTCACCATCAGCGCTTTTGTCATCGGAGAAATAGTGCAGACCGTCGACTTTGCCGTACAGGTCTAATTTGTTGCCGTCTTTGTTATAAATTTCAGCCGCATTCGCTGCGCCTGCTACCAGCAGTGCTGGTACCAGGAGGGACAGTACTTTAACTTTCATGTTATTAACCCTCTGTTATATGCCTTTATTGCTTTTTTATGCCACTGCATACTGATTAAGGTCATTAACCAGTCGGCAACTTCATTCTCCGCAAAAACACAGAATAATCCAACACGAATATGATACTAAAACTTTTAAGGTGTTTCATTTATCTGCATAGATGTTTCAAAATATTAATACAAGGGAACTTTTTTAAAATCAAAAAATAGGCAAAATAAGCACAAATAATCAAGAATCATATCAATAATATTTAAAATCAACAGATTACACGAAAAATTCTTATAGCACTGAATGACAAAAAAAAATCTTCACTCGCAACTAAAATAGACCCGCTATCATCATTAACTTTATTTATTACCGTCATTCATTTATGAATGTCTGTTTACCCCTATTTCAGCCGAATGCTCAGCGTTCGGTTTTTTTTACCCTTCTTTACACAAAACTTACCTTTCTGTGCTACCGATGCAAAACTATAACGACTATTAACTATCTCATAGCACTGCGCTCAGATATAAGCCTGACAAATAATTGATTGTTATTTAATGCTAAATGTATACTTTCCGTACGAATATTTGTCCCCGCCGTTATCCACTGTACACCTTTGCACCGTCACGGGTGCAACCAAATGAGGCGTAAAAAATGCAACCTCTGCCGCG
This window of the Citrobacter freundii ATCC 8090 = MTCC 1658 = NBRC 12681 genome carries:
- the apbE gene encoding FAD:protein FMN transferase ApbE, with the protein product MEMKFYRAALLAVTIFFVGCDEAPKPAQTTTPATVLEGKTMGTFWRVSVVGVDAKRAAELQVKIQTQLDADDQLLSTYKNDSALMRFNLSNSLSPWPVSDAMADIVTSALRIGAKTDGAMDITVGPLVNLWGFGPDQQPLHIPTQEQIDAAKAKTGLSHLKVVNEAHRNYLQKDLPDLYVDLSTVGEGYAADHLARLMEQEGIARYLVSVGGALNSRGMNAEGHPWRVAIQKPTDRENAVQAIVDINGHGISTSGSYRNYYELDGKRLSHVIDPQTGRPIEHNLVSVTVIAPTALEADGWDTGLMVLGPEKAKEVVRREGLAVYMIMKEGEGFNTWMSPQFKSFLVSEKN
- a CDS encoding porin OmpC, translating into MKVKVLSLLVPALLVAGAANAAEIYNKDGNKLDLYGKVDGLHYFSDDKSADGDQTYMRIGFKGETQVNDQLTGYGQWEYQIQGNAPESQNNSWTRVAFAGLKFADVGSFDYGRNYGVVYDVTSWTDVLPEFGGDTYGSDNFMQQRGNGFATYRNTDFFGLVDGLNFALQYQGKNGSPEGEGMTGVTNNGREALRQNGDGVGGSITYDIGEGFSLGTAVTSSKRTDEQNRLNFGTGDRAETYTGGIKYDANNFYFATQYTQTYNATRAGSLGWANKAQNFEAVAQYQFDFGLRPSVAYLQSKGKDLGRGYGDEDIVKYVDVGATYYFNKNMSTYVDYKINLLDDNQFTRDAGIGTDDIVALGLVYQF